The DNA sequence TCGGTCGTTCTGTATACGGATAAGACAATTGAGAACAATTGAACCTTCATTACTTTGTTTTCAATCTAAGCAGGATTTGACCAAACCAAACTCCATGATTTCAATAAGCTATAAtcactttataattttgtatctAAAATACTTCAAATGATGGACTTCAACCTCGTTTGGCACAAACTAGCATCCCATCTCACATACTAGAGTAGTAATATAACATAAAGATGCATCAATATGAAGCCCAGTAGAAGCAGAGACAGCAGCCATATAAGTAAATCAGAGCGCAGAAGGTTGGAAAATAAGTAATTTGACAACTTACTTTAAACACCACAGTTTCAAATATCAAGAAAAACCTCATCATGATGGAAGCATGAcgaagaaaatattaacagGCTTAGTCGAGACTCGAGAGATATACAGTCAAATTTGATAGAACTTGCGTATGACATGCGGTAGAACTCTTACCCCTAATGAAACTTTTTCGTCATCATCTTAGCGTTCTGATGAGGCGCTCCCTCTAATCAGTGAACCCCGTCTGTGGCCACCAATTACAACGTCTTTAAGGCGGGATATGGGAGCAAGCAACCTGCTCATCTTCTGCACATGAACCacatacaaattacaaaatctaGTCAATTAACACAGAGCGAATAGGTAGATGAATCTTCAGCATCATATATTGCTTTCATGGGAAAAAAATCATCAGATTTTGAAAGATATTCCAACTCGTATGTTTATTAACTTTTCACTTATCCAAACACAATTATTCCTAGGGAGCAGTTGGCCGTGTAAATCTGAAATATACAATGACAAATATCTTTGAGAGCAAAGCCTCAATTTCAAATACACAAGCAACATTCTTCCGTCATCTTTCTTCTCGTGCTTGTTCATACTTTTGATAGAACAATGGCTAGGGGTAGAATGCCTCAACAAAGACACACTTGCTCCTAATTTGTCTTGTTTCATTCTACATTCTACTTTCCTTCTTTAATTATCAGGCTATACGTTCCACAGGAATATCAAGGCATCTACTAGAAAACTTAAGGAGTAGCAATCATCTAATTAAACCAGAAGTCACCAGTCTAGCTCGAGAGTACGTATAAGCTGCTTAACATACAATAATAGCATAGTGTTCTGGAAAATACAATAAGGATGACAATTCACTAAATGAGTGTATATAGTTAAGAGGGAATACCTCATCATTAATACCAAACTGTATCCTACGTTGCAAAATCTGCCACCTTTCGTGCTGCCACTGGTGGCCGATAATTACAAGTCCCATAACAGCTGCTGCAAGGAAAATAGACCAGACCGTATTTGCTTCTTTTGCATGAGCATACACTGATAAGGCCCGTCTTTTCCACCAAGCTTCACAAGGAAGGTCAGCATCATCATATTTGCCCCCCTCCACGGCCTTCTGGAAATTTGGCAAGTCAGGATCCACAGAGGCATCAAGAGGTTCAACTGAATCATCAGTTCCTGCACCGTCCCCACTATTATTGGATATGCCCATGGCCGTTTCACTATTTAACAAACTAAACTCCGAAGGGGTGTAAATACTTTGCGCTTTGTCAAAGGCCATATCTTTTCCCAGATCCGCTCCACCTAGAGATAGTGTGTTACCTTTTATATCAAGTACCTGAATTCCAGGAAACTCCTCAGTCATGAGTCCTTCAATAGTTGCACTGTCTTCATCCTTCGGATCTGATTTAACTCTATCCTCTATACCCAACTGAGaaacatcatcttctccaccCTTTTCACTGTCCACTTCGTTGAATTCAGGTTCAATTGGCAAATTCTCGTGCTGGTTTGGAGGAAAAACAAAATGGCCAGACATAAACATGGCATTTGAAGTTTCACCCTCGTGCTTATCTAACATCATTATGCTATCTTCGCTTGAGTCAACTGGTTCGGGTCCAGGAGCAGCAGCATATGCAGACGCGGTGAGCGATACAACTTCCCACTCATTTCCCCTTGGACCAATTTCCTTCGCTTCTTCATTATCGGCCATTTACAGGACTGCCAACCCACCAATAGTTCCTATCTACAGAatgaaatattacaaaaatattagccCTAAAAAATTGCCAAAAACATGAAATACATTAGGGATATTAGTccctaaaaccatgaactttggcCTAATTCTGGTATTCCCTCGAACTTTGAAACCggtctaaaatatcacaaacttaaaCTTTACATTTTGAGTTATTTCCCACAGCTGGTCAATCACCATATCCGACTAACATACATGGATTCTTTATCCTACTTGGTATAGCTAAATCATCATGGCTTTCTATCCTACTTGTCAcgaacttaaaaagtggtctaaaatatcataaacgtTTCAATGTTACCCACGTAGAATATGTTTTTGTCGAAAATATCTTATCTGGGTCGGGTTGGAAACACAAATACGGAATGTAAAGCTTGTGCTATTTTGGACCAATTTTGAAGTTGGTGGGAAATACCGGAATTAAGCAAAAGTTCTTGGCTTTATGGACCAATATCCCAATACATTAACAATTCAACAACATTTTCCACAACGTGAATCGGTGAATGTGAATCCGACAACAAACAGTATAGTTTATAGTACAAGTATACATAACCATTATCCACATATGGCTTGCCGTTATCAACTATCATTCACGCGGATCGCTACCTCCTACCTAGCTTATTCATATCTTCCAAGGAGCTGGAAAAGTTAGCATAGTTATTCAAGCACAATATTGCTCGTTTCTCAGCACGTTCCGGTGGCGATGCTGATAGATTTCGATTTGATGCTAGCTAGTCAATCCAGAAAATCCATCAACATAGCCCACAGAAACTCTCACTTCACCAAATCAGTAAGTAACACAGCCAACAAGTACTTCCACTACTATTTCCCCCTAAAATCCAATCTCAACATAGCCTACAGCAACTCTTCCATCACAAATCCATCACAATAACAAACGTAATCACACACAATCAAGCCAAAATCAGAATCATAAAGTGAAAAACCAGCTAAATCAACTAAACAGCTAAAGCTAACAATCGGAGATCCGCAATTAAGGATTGAATCCGACCAAAACCGAACAAAATTCGGATCAAGTCAAACCATCAAATTATCAATCAAACGGATCCACGATCACCGCGACAAAGACAATCGATCGATGAATTGGAGGAGACTACTTACAGAAAAAGGAGTGGAGATAACGATCGAGCGGAAGTAACGGAGGTTGAAGGAGAAGAATGATTGGAGATTTATCGAGAATTATTATAATACGACATaaaagaatattgtagataaatATGGAGGGGGTTAGAATATACGAGGTACCGGCGTAGCCGGTGATGGAGGAGCTGGGAGTTACCGGCTGTGGGGGTGAAACGGTGTCGCTTCGATGCGTAGCAGTTGAAAGCCGCCACCGGTTACTGCGGTTGCGTGCGCGGGGATGGAAGTGCATTGGATAAAGTCGAATTGGAAATAGTGACATTGTAATTTGTAGGGTTGAGAAATATCCAAATACCGAAATACTGGTCTTATCATAtcgaaaaaatataaaaaaataccgaattttcggtataccgtgacttttGATACgttatgataccttaccgaaagataggtaacggtatgaattttcaaataccgcggtataccgctgcATACCGAATTTTGGTATATgccgtaaattaaggtatataccgtaaactaaggtatatatcacaaaaatataaacacaattatatataaaatatattttatatatttttaaattataaaatctattgtgaaatataaatataattatgaataaattatatttaatttattttttaaaattattaaatataaataatactctaaaaatctaattttctacattttaattgatgttgaaagtcaggtataccgcaaaagtaaggtataccgaacttcggtacggtataccgaaaatgaggtacggtatcggtatgaaaattcgtcataccgaaaataaggtatactgAAGTTCGGTATGCCGAAaattttggtaaggtaaaggtatgactttttcgcatatcgtatttacggtaaggtatacgATATAGTAGTTTtggtaaggtataccgtacctacccacccctagtaatttgtaatagggaaaataagagatttttttaatggaaaaataaataacaaaattggAAATATTGTGAAGGAAAATAGGTAAAAACAAAAGAGTAAATTgtctataaaataatgaaatttagttaatctaatttgttttaaaaaatttgaataacaaataacaaaatttaaaaattctcaATCCTTTATCCTCTAAAATTGTTGAATTGGATaagttgaattaaaataatgaagtaaaataagaaagaaaacaagatCAAAGTcttataactaaaaattaaagaaataaatttcctTCTTCctgtaaaaataatgattttggaaaatttagttgtgaaattggtaaaattaaagataaaaagaaaaaaaattaccatccgtcacacaagaatatgcacttttaattgaacatgagttttaatgcacaactggtaaagtaatagaaaaatagaaggaaaaagtaattaaagtatattaatGGAGAATGAGTTTCACCTCTTTGAAAAGATAGAGTtctcaaagtgtatatttttgtggacgaactaaaaaggaatattgaattcatattattttgaaaCGAACAGAGTGATTAAATAGTAACAGTGGAAAGTTCTTGTGCTGACAGATCAAAtgacaaatactccctccgtcccattgaagattacccactttcttttttagtttgttccaactaagatgacacattacttaaaatggaaacacttttatctctactttattccctctctcttactttactctctcctctcaacacacaaaataaatttacataaaatcttgtgccatccaagaaaggggtcatcttccttgggacggatggagtattacttttagagatgaagagagtacATTTGTGCGATTcttgtataattaattttgaatagccataaatatgaataaacatatacagtagtattttttggTGTCTATTTTAAATAGGTATTGTAGATATATAGTGGAAAAATTCTACATTTTTATAGGTGTAACGAATTAAAGTAAGATTATATGTGCAATAGAGAACAACGATATACCTACGCATGAGAGTTTTTGAGCTTAAACATAACATGTACACCCAAGAAAAGAATGAATCAACTATTTGCAATTAGAATATTGATATATGTCAGATCTTTATAGAGTAGGAGTATAATGAAACAATCAACaccatcaaattaaaatcgaACAAAATTTCTTGCTTTCAACCTCGAGTATTaggaatataaatatagttctCCGAATATATTGTCAAATATGTCTAGTCATTCATAATAACACGAATATTTCCTctccatttattttctctttttctacAATTATAATCGACTAGATAGGTTATAAGACAACATGTTTGGaccattaaatttttactcTAATACAAGGTTCATTTAAAGGAATGGAGAAATGATTTAAAACCAACAACAACGAATATTCAataaggaaaaggaaaagctCAATGAGCATATGATGAGAGTGTGAGACTTGTTTATTAGtcaatttaatattatctcatttttgaaaaatagtcATGTAactatattttgattaattcatttaaattaatctttatctatttattgtaattatttctatattactattattttattaattttggataaaaactTGTGATATCTGTCCAAACAATTGTTTTTAGACAAACATAGTTTACCTATATGCTA is a window from the Salvia hispanica cultivar TCC Black 2014 chromosome 1, UniMelb_Shisp_WGS_1.0, whole genome shotgun sequence genome containing:
- the LOC125201147 gene encoding ATG8-interacting protein 1-like isoform X4, with the translated sequence MADNEEAKEIGPRGNEWEVVSLTASAYAAAPGPEPVDSSEDSIMMLDKHEGETSNAMFMSGHFVFPPNQHENLPIEPEFNEVDSEKGGEDDVSQLGIEDRVKSDPKDEDSATIEGLMTEEFPGIQVLDIKGTDDSVEPLDASVDPDLPNFQKAVEGGKYDDADLPCEAWWKRRALSVYAHAKEANTVWSIFLAAAVMGLVIIGHQWQHERWQILQRRIQFGINDEKMSRLLAPISRLKDVVIGGHRRGSLIRGSASSER
- the LOC125201147 gene encoding ATG8-interacting protein 1-like isoform X3, which gives rise to MADNEEAKEIGPRGNEWEVVSLTASAYAAAPGPEPVDSSEDSIMMLDKHEGETSNAMFMSGHFVFPPNQHENLPIEPEFNEVDSEKGGEDDVSQLGIEDRVKSDPKDEDSATIEGLMTEEFPGIQVLDIKGNTLSLGGADLGKDMAFDKAQRTDDSVEPLDASVDPDLPNFQKAVEGGKYDDADLPCEAWWKRRALSVYAHAKEANTVWSIFLAAAVMGLVIIGHQWQHERWQILQRRIQFGINDEKMSRLLAPISRLKDVVIGGHRRGSLIRGSASSER
- the LOC125201147 gene encoding ATG8-interacting protein 1-like isoform X2 — protein: MADNEEAKEIGPRGNEWEVVSLTASAYAAAPGPEPVDSSEDSIMMLDKHEGETSNAMFMSGHFVFPPNQHENLPIEPEFNEVDSEKGGEDDVSQLGIEDRVKSDPKDEDSATIEGLMTEEFPGIQVLDIKGNTLSLGGADLGKDMAFDKAQSIYTPSEFSLLNSETAMGISNNSGDGAGTDDSVEPLDASVDPDLPNFQKAVEGGKYDDADLPCEAWWKRRALSVYAHAKEANTVWSIFLAAAVMGLVIIGHQWQHERWQILQRRIQFGINDEMSRLLAPISRLKDVVIGGHRRGSLIRGSASSER
- the LOC125201147 gene encoding ATG8-interacting protein 1-like isoform X1: MADNEEAKEIGPRGNEWEVVSLTASAYAAAPGPEPVDSSEDSIMMLDKHEGETSNAMFMSGHFVFPPNQHENLPIEPEFNEVDSEKGGEDDVSQLGIEDRVKSDPKDEDSATIEGLMTEEFPGIQVLDIKGNTLSLGGADLGKDMAFDKAQSIYTPSEFSLLNSETAMGISNNSGDGAGTDDSVEPLDASVDPDLPNFQKAVEGGKYDDADLPCEAWWKRRALSVYAHAKEANTVWSIFLAAAVMGLVIIGHQWQHERWQILQRRIQFGINDEKMSRLLAPISRLKDVVIGGHRRGSLIRGSASSER